A single Fundulus heteroclitus isolate FHET01 chromosome 4, MU-UCD_Fhet_4.1, whole genome shotgun sequence DNA region contains:
- the LOC118562820 gene encoding uncharacterized protein LOC118562820 yields the protein MSMIDGMQSELNRLTQENMELRINVEESTICQRTFENDDGKVRFYTGLPSFTLLMLLFNYISDELTCGPNSCLNKFQQMLLTLMRLRLNLSVQDIAYRFNVSCPTVSRTFSHVINVMYHNIGFLVKWPSREALFESTPMEFRKQYGVRVSAIIDCFEVFTDRPTGLMAQAQTLSNYNHHNTVKFLIAICPMGSVSFISEAWDGRTSDKAIAEKSGFLSHILPGDIILADRGFDIKDSVGLLQAEVKIPAFMKGKKQLSMCEVIETRKTAHLRKHVERVIRGIRQRYNMVGGPVPLDYVQVRDQNNLTLLDKIAKVACSLFNLLDGIVSFD from the coding sequence ATGTCGATGATCGATGGCATGCAGTCAGAACTGAATAGACTGACACAGGAAAATATGGAATTGCGGATTAATGTTGAAGAATCTACTATTTGTCAGAGGACTTTTGAAAATGATGATGGCAAAGTTAGGTTTTACACTGGCTTGCCATCTTTTACTCTTCTGATGTTATTGTTCAATTATATTTCAGATGAGTTAACCTGTGGACCCAATAGCTGTCTCAACAAATTCCAGCAAATGCTTCTTACTCTAATGAGACTTCGTCTAAACTTATCTGTACAGGATATTGCTTACCGTTTTAATGTGTCCTGCCCTACTGTATCTCGCACCTTCAGTCATGTTATCAATGTCATGTACCATAATATTGGATTTCTTGTGAAATGGCCGTCCAGGGAGGCATTGTTTGAAAGCACTCCAATGGAGTTTCGGAAACAGTATGGTGTGCGTGTGAGTGCAATTATAGATTGTTTTGAAGTATTTACTGATAGACCAACAGGTTTAATGGCTCAAGCACAGACTTTGTCAAACTACAACCATCATAACACTGTGAAATTTTTAATTGCCATATGTCCAATGGGTTCAGTCAGTTTTATTTCGGAAGCATGGGATGGGCGTACCAGTGACAAAGCCATTGCAGAAAAATCTGGGTTCTTAAGTCACATTTTACCCGGAGACATCATCCTGGCTGACCGTGGCTTTGACATAAAAGATTCGGTCGGCTTATTACAGGCCGAAGTAAAGATTCCTGCCTTCatgaaaggaaagaaacaactgtCTATGTGTGAGGTCATAGAAACTCGGAAAACAGCTCATTTACGCAAACATGTAGAGCGGGTAATACGGGGCATTAGGCAGCGATACAATATGGTGGGTGGGCCTGTACCTCTAGACTATGTGCAAGTTAGAGATCAGAATAACTTGACATTATTAGACAAAATTGCAAAAGTAGCATGTTCTTTATTCAATCTTTTGGATGGAATTGTGTCATTTGATTAG